Proteins encoded within one genomic window of Fibrobacterota bacterium:
- a CDS encoding tyrosine-type recombinase/integrase → IRTVQDLLGHSDLATTMIYTHVVQSLSGRVMSPLDTFGEGGELREPQASYADWAGVLSLVDRSGQY, encoded by the coding sequence ACATCCGGACCGTGCAGGATTTGCTGGGGCATAGCGACTTGGCGACGACGATGATCTACACCCATGTCGTGCAGTCGTTATCGGGGCGGGTGATGAGTCCGTTGGATACATTCGGGGAGGGCGGCGAGCTGCGCGAACCCCAGGCGAGTTACGCGGACTGGGCGGGCGTGCTTTCCCTGGTCGATCGGTCCGGGCAATATTAG